From the genome of Capsicum annuum cultivar UCD-10X-F1 chromosome 4, UCD10Xv1.1, whole genome shotgun sequence:
CCACAATCTGGGATGCCGTCAGCTCATGAAGTGCATCATTACTTAGGAAGGAATGATGATCGCGAAGGACCTCGAGTAGTGGACACACAGCCAATCGGATCAGCGTATGATCGTGGTGTACCTCGAGTAGTGGACAATCAGGCTATCGGATCAGCATATGATCGTTATCTCCAGAGTTCGGTAATCACTGAAGCTGAAAGTGCTCCTACATTCCTCAGGCATGCTTGGATTTTGTGCTAATTTTGATTCTGTTTTTATTATTCGTCTTCCTCTTGTAGCAACTTTCTTCCCTTTCAGTCGGAGAAGCTAATAACTATAAGGGAGTTGGATTAGCTAGAGCAGGTGGTGGTGGTATGCCTGCCCTTCCTGTTCGTGATCCGCTTCCATCAGCTCGTGGGCCAGAACTAGCACCAAATGGACGAGCGATGGTATTTAGTGGCCAACTGCCAGTCGAACCTATGCCGAGGCCTCGTGAAACACTGCCTCTCCCTCCTGATGCTTCCAACACCCTCTATATAGAGGGACTTCCTTCAGACAGTTCCAGGAGAGAAGTAGCCCGTATCCTTTGAGATGTAACTTACTGGGTCATTATTGGACAGTTCTACTTAAGTTCTATATATCTGTTGCTTGTTCCCTAATTGTACTAAAAAGATATTTTTCGCCCTTTTGTGGGTTACAAAGAAGTCAGACTTGTTAGAAAGGAATCAAAACATGTAAGTTGATATTTATGCCTTTTCATTTGTATAGCATGTATGTACAAGGTGATGTATTGATAAAAACTTCATTTTGCAGCGTGGTGGAGATCCTCTTATCCTTTGTTTTGTGGATTTCGTTGATCCAGCATGTGCAGCTACTGCTTTGAGTGCATTGCAAGGTGATTTTTTTTAACTGATAGTAATCTGCTCTCCGACTTCCGTTAGTGACTTGTTATCTCAGCTGCAATGATCCGATCTATGATTATCACTCAGTGTATGTGGGCATTGCTAGAGTGTTTTAAGTGCTTTACTTGCTCTTTGTTTTTTCAACCTACAGATCCTTGGCAGTTCAATTTTTTTCAGATGCATGAGTGCTCTAGTTCTGATTCTTCATTCCTGTATGTAGTCAAATTGTGGGGTAATCTGTGAAGTAGAACCCAGTTGCTTTATGTACTATCTTCCCGTAAGGCCATAGATCTGTGTTTATCCATTGACGACCTCTCCTCGTTGTGCACATGCAAACCCCATGGCAATGTATCTCGGAAAAAGCACTGCCTCCTCTAATTTTTGTCGTAGTCTTTGTCTTCTGATCTGTCCATTTccttcacccattttcttctgTAAACTATCGTGcctatatttgaaataaaatattcagATCTGTAAAGAAAGAAATTTGACTGTAGTTCTACTTATTACTCCTAAAGGTCCAGATTGACTTGTAGACTAACGTTGGGTCTGCCATTCAAGAATGGTGTCAATCTTGATTCTTGGGTTAAGATAGCTAATATTTACATAATTAGCTAGCTGCTGCTGTGACAATTGGCATGTTCTTGTTTGCTTGCTTTGGTTTAAATATCTAATAATCCTCATTATCTTGTGATACTTGCATTCTGGGTCATTTATTTGTATGATATGCCGTTGTGGCAAATTCTCATTCTCCTAGTTTGGTTTACTAATTTTTCACATGATTATATGATACTACTAGCATTCTAGATTTGTAGGACGGGCATACCTTCTATCTACAGTTGTGGCATGGTGTCCTTTCTCTTCAGTTTCTTGCTAGTTGCTCCTGTACTCTGTTACCCACCATTATGAAAATCTTATTCATATTTCTGGTTATGATTGGTTGTGTCTTTCATGGTTCTCTGCACTTGCAGATGCACATTTTTGTTTCGTCTATGAGCCCAACTCACGCATGCGCAAAAActattatatttatgataaaaaacaatttttttagaatttaCTACCATCATCGATGAGGTTCTGGTGGAATAATCTTACCGGCGGTCTCTGCTGATGAATTTGCCAGGTTACAAAATGGACGAACATGACCACGATTCTGCCTACTTGAGGTTGCAGTTCTCAAAGTTTCCAGGTCCGAGGTCTGGTGGCTCAGGAAGTCGTGGGAAGCGATAAATAACTTCCACCAGCTTTTTATTTACATAATGCTCCGTATGAATTGACTTTATGTATTATGTACTGTTACTGGAATATGCAATTCACAATTGGCTCAACAATGGGTGCTAACCATGGTCACAGTAATATGTACCCTATTGGTTTTTGAAGCGTGAGTTCTCCGCTTCAACAGGCCTTTAAAGCCAGTGAAACTTTGTTTCTGAGATTGTACAACTTGATAGGTGGACACAGGTTGTAGTACTAGACTTCTAGTTTGAAGAAATGCTTCTGGTTTTATTCCAGAGTGTGGATTTTTAAGAGTTAGTGATAAATTCTCGGTAAGTGCTTCTCGTCTTGGTTTTTTAACACCCTTTGGATCCTCTCTGTAGTCAGTAACTTAGCTTGAGTTCCATGTTCTAAAACTTGgattatttgatgaaatttaagaTTCACAAAGTTCTCATCCCCTATTTATTTGATAAGTTATCCTGGAAAAGTTTTTCTGTTGTAATTGGAATTTTTGTTATATGGAAACTAAGGGTGGCAAATGGATGGTTTTGGGTCTCTTAATTTGAGTCAATAAATGGGCTATTCCAGTCTTGTGCAAATATTGGGGCTAAAATGGACCGGGTCAAAGCTTAGTTAAACAATGAGTACGAGTGTAGCTCTTGTAAAGTTTTAGTTTGTTACAATTactgaataaaatttttaaatattctaATTTGTTATTATAGTTGTAATTAAATGCTCTGAATATTTTGACAAAGATTTTTCAAATATCAATTTGGGTTTATATTCCTTGTCCAAACTTTGCTAACTGAATGAGCATAAGAAAGAAGGCTGGCCTGATACGATTTCGATTATAAGAATGGGGTGAGCAGCTTTTGGTTGGGACAACTTTGCTTGGTGCTTTGGCTTATCGTTTCGCAGGACAATCATACTATTAGAGTAAGGCCAAAAATGTTATCGTTGATCAGAGATGGGAGATAAATAGACAACGTTCTGTCTGTTAGGATTTGTCAGCACATCTACAACATCACAATTGCAACTCCAGACAGAAGGGACTACCTCACATGGAAACCTGCCTTGGATGGAAATTCTCCAACAAAGATGCATGGAATTACGTGAGGAAATTGATTTGACCCTGAAAAGCTCAAGGAGCTTGATGATGATTGGAATTCATGGTGAAGCGCAACATCAAGACAATGGTGGCTCATGGAACACTTCACCATATTTGAGGTGCTTCAGAGAGTTCAATTGCACATCTTCAAGCTACACTCTTTTTTGATTGAAAAGATGGAATTCTTGAAGGCCATTGAAGACCCACGTGTGGGAGTGCTCAAGCTATGGAAGGTAGCTTGGATGGAAGAGCGAGAAGACCCACATGTGGTGATGATCAAGCTATTTTTCATTGTaagagataaataataaatagatgtCTTACTTATTTTTCATTCCTTAGATTGAATTGAGATGAAATATTGATTTTGTAGTTTTTCTTAGAGGGCGGATTCCCTTAGTTTAGTGTTGATTGAGATATCATTAGATTCCACAATCTCAAATTAGATTATCATTGGATTTAATTAGGTGAAGTTGTGGAAAAACTTAGACCTAAAGTTCATAGCTAGATGATGACTTGGAGGATGCCTCCAGCAGAAAGATCAAGATCAACACAGATAAAACCAATATGAAGCAATTTGATAAAGCTGAAATCGATAAAGTTGCTAATGGAGATTTAACGTTTGTCTTGCTGTCCCGATACAACGTAACAACCATAATGTAGCAGAAGTGACGGTTGCAAAGTATATTGCTCAATGGATGATAAAATGCCCTATGCAACTTGATTCTATGATGGCGACTTAAATGGTAAATAAGAAAATTACTCGCAATCTAGTTTCAGAtccttcattaaaaatataattacatCGACTCTGCATAAAGAGGTGATATTTCAGCACTGCTACAGCAAAGTAAATATGGCTGTAGATTATTTAGAAAAATTGATAACTTCTGTTGATACTTTTCGCATTAGAAATGACATGAATCAAATGTCTAATGGGCCTATTTGGGCCATATTTTTTGACAAAGATACGTAGCATAAGACCACAACAAAGTCAACTTTTTTGTTAGGTCATTGCAactattaaaaatagtaaaaattatatatataacgacatgtttactaataattactaaaattctcaaattttttcaaaatcttctAAAATTCCAACATTTGACCTCTGATAATACATGTTAATCATATTAGATACATAGTACAGATACaagtaataattaattaaatcagcaCATTTTAAGGGATGTAACAGATTAGTTTGCATTAAATTAGCATTTAATCTAactaattaagataaaaaaaacaaAGTGAAATCCCACAATTTATGCTAATCAGAATATTACTCCACCACATTAAAACCAATAAACGCTTTTgtagtatttttttgaaattgaaaatcttCATTCTTCTTGATCAGAGAaaacatatcaattttttttatttgatttgtcaaTTTTAAATTGAGCATTCCTTCAATTACTACGCCAAAAGATCggacaagatttttttttttttgatggaaAAGTTGGTGCTGTAATGTGTTTGGAAAGTCTATCAAAAAAAGTTGCAGAAATTATTAGTTATAAATCTAATTCTACTTCTCCTATGCCTTTGTTGGATAGCAAGGGAAACAAGATCATTACTGATTGCAAACATAGTGATGTTAAGGTTGGGCAAATCTACAAGGACCAGTACTCTCATTTCAGTTATGCGTGATTTGCAATTGAGCATTCCTTCAATTACTATGCCAAAAAATCGGACAAGAGAAGGTATGTTATGTTTTTGATTTAGCTGGTGTTGTTAATTTTGTGTAcgttaatttaattttgtattcaaTATTTGgttattttaaagaatttttttgtgtgtttatgttaTTAACGCCGAGATACATTTTATTCTGAAAATGATACATTTTGCTCATCTTGTATCTCAGTTTATGaatttatgtttaattatgtttcttgtTGTGTTTTAGCTTCACATATATAATAGAAATGTTCTAGTACATGTTGTAAAATTTTCTAGATACATGTTGTACAAGTTTCACGCCGAGAtacattttgttatgaaaatgatacattttGCCCCATCTTGTATCTCCGTTTATGAtgttatgtttaattatgtttcttgtTGTGTTTTAGTTTCACATATATAATAGAAATGTCCTAGTACATGTAAAATTTCCTAGATACATGTTGTACAAGTTTCACGCCGAAATACATTTTGTTATGAAAAAGATACATTTTGCCCCATCTTGTATCTCCATTTATGATGTcatgtttaattatgtttcttaTTGTGTTTTAGTCATGACGTTATGTTAATTTGATCGAGATACATCTTTATGATAAAAGATACATTTTAATCATCTTGTATCTAGGTGAATATATTGAtgtctaattatgtatcttggTGGATATATTGATGTCTTATTATACGGTTTGAAAGTAACTCAAGGTTAAAAAGTTGAagttttattttcattgattcagTTATGTCTTACGATGTCATTCAAAGGATTATGTTTGGACATTTAATGCATCATCTCGGTAAGTTGTGTTGCCACCTAAATACAAACGTCAACCTGGAAGGCCAAAGAAAAACAGGCATAAGAAATCAAGTAAAACAATGACATCGAGCAGTAATTATTGCAGGAGATATGGTTATGAAGATAACAATAGGCGCACTTGCAACTTCTTTCCAAAGAAGGAGTGACAAATGTAGTTGACtaatgaataatgttgaatagTTCCTTGGAATGTTGCtggattttttatctattttgttcGACATTTTAGTTGATAAGATTCTTGGTTTCTTATGAAATTTAGAAAAGACATTTACCGAAATAAATAGCATTCtttgttaatttgttatttagcTATATATGTTTTGATGGTGTATTTTTTCGTGACACATAAAGTAGAAATTTAGATCTATTAACTGACAATGTTATTATACATTCTATTAGTAGTTCTACCATAGTGAACGACAGAAAATAGATATATTCTTATAGTATGTATCTccattaaatttataaattcacttttaacaaatatgtattatttgtaaaatataatt
Proteins encoded in this window:
- the LOC107852238 gene encoding RNA-binding protein 2 isoform X1, translating into MGDAYWNRQPQQQQQQLPQSAGLLKRPRSEYVPDLPQSGMPSAHEVHHYLGRNDDREGPRVVDTQPIGSAYDRGVPRVVDNQAIGSAYDRYLQSSQLSSLSVGEANNYKGVGLARAGGGGMPALPVRDPLPSARGPELAPNGRAMVFSGQLPVEPMPRPRETLPLPPDASNTLYIEGLPSDSSRREVAHIFRPFVGYKEVRLVRKESKHRGGDPLILCFVDFVDPACAATALSALQGYKMDEHDHDSAYLRLQFSKFPGPRSGGSGSRGKR
- the LOC107852238 gene encoding RNA-binding protein 2 isoform X2; this encodes MGDAYWNRQPQQQQQQLPQSAGLLKRPRSEYDLPQSGMPSAHEVHHYLGRNDDREGPRVVDTQPIGSAYDRGVPRVVDNQAIGSAYDRYLQSSQLSSLSVGEANNYKGVGLARAGGGGMPALPVRDPLPSARGPELAPNGRAMVFSGQLPVEPMPRPRETLPLPPDASNTLYIEGLPSDSSRREVAHIFRPFVGYKEVRLVRKESKHRGGDPLILCFVDFVDPACAATALSALQGYKMDEHDHDSAYLRLQFSKFPGPRSGGSGSRGKR